One Succinispira mobilis DSM 6222 genomic window carries:
- a CDS encoding potassium/proton antiporter, producing MATYLLLTASVIILCVIFNKISSKIGIPVLLAFIIIGMLFGTDGIVKIAFDNFAIAEQICSISLIFIMFYGGFGTKWSAAKPIVKPAILLSSLGVILTAAITGWFCYAVLQIPILESLLIGSVVSSTDAASVFSILRSNRLNLKDNTASLLEVESGSNDPCAYMLTAIILSIMAGNGNSLGSIAYLIFAQIIYGLLFAWLISRAALWALKKYRFADDGFDAIFITGVAILAYAAPTAIAGNGYLSAYIVGLVMGNSEIKNKKSLVIFFNGATGLMQIVIFFLLGLLSFPSKLPEIAFSAFLIALFLTFIARPLSVFAILTPFKSSTAQQILVSWSGLRGAASIVFAVMAVISPAKTSTDIFHIVFFIVLFSILLQGSLIPLFSRKLNMIDDTADVMKTFNDYSDEVPIQFIEFTISPKHPWSGQLISEILLPPDTLIVLLDRGGNKMVPKGNTILQPCDKLILSAKSLSKIDGVSLIEKHLESGHPWLNKQIYEINIKPDTIIIMIQRKEKIIIPNGNTILKENDILVINNI from the coding sequence TTGGCAACTTATCTTTTGTTAACAGCGTCAGTAATCATACTTTGTGTGATTTTCAACAAAATATCTAGTAAAATCGGCATTCCTGTACTTCTAGCATTTATTATAATCGGTATGTTGTTCGGCACAGATGGGATAGTAAAAATTGCTTTCGATAATTTTGCTATCGCTGAGCAGATATGTTCGATTTCTCTCATTTTTATTATGTTTTATGGTGGTTTTGGTACGAAATGGAGTGCCGCTAAACCAATCGTTAAACCTGCAATTCTACTTTCTTCTTTGGGAGTAATTCTTACTGCTGCTATCACAGGTTGGTTTTGTTATGCGGTTTTGCAGATTCCCATATTAGAAAGTCTTTTAATCGGCTCCGTAGTTAGTTCTACAGATGCAGCTTCTGTTTTTTCAATATTACGCTCCAACCGCCTAAACTTAAAAGACAATACAGCTTCACTCTTAGAAGTTGAAAGTGGCAGTAATGATCCTTGCGCATATATGCTTACAGCGATTATTTTATCAATAATGGCTGGTAACGGTAACTCCCTCGGAAGTATTGCTTATCTAATTTTCGCACAAATCATCTATGGCTTACTATTTGCTTGGCTAATTTCTCGTGCCGCATTATGGGCATTAAAAAAATACCGTTTCGCTGACGATGGATTTGATGCTATTTTTATAACTGGTGTAGCAATCTTAGCTTATGCCGCACCAACAGCAATTGCTGGCAACGGTTATCTAAGTGCATACATTGTTGGCCTAGTTATGGGCAATAGTGAAATTAAAAATAAAAAATCTCTCGTTATTTTTTTCAATGGTGCTACTGGGCTTATGCAAATTGTTATCTTCTTTTTATTGGGGTTATTATCTTTTCCTTCGAAACTACCTGAAATAGCTTTTTCCGCTTTTCTTATCGCTTTGTTCCTTACTTTTATTGCTCGCCCGCTTTCTGTTTTTGCTATTTTAACCCCTTTTAAAAGTAGCACAGCTCAGCAGATTTTAGTATCTTGGTCAGGGTTACGCGGTGCAGCGTCAATTGTATTTGCGGTAATGGCAGTTATTAGCCCCGCTAAAACTAGCACCGATATTTTCCATATCGTATTTTTCATCGTACTTTTTTCCATTCTCCTCCAAGGTTCTTTAATCCCTCTTTTTTCACGAAAATTGAATATGATCGATGATACTGCAGATGTTATGAAAACTTTTAATGATTACAGTGATGAAGTTCCTATTCAATTTATTGAATTCACAATTTCACCCAAACATCCTTGGAGTGGACAGCTAATCTCCGAAATTCTTTTGCCGCCAGATACACTAATCGTCTTATTAGATCGTGGTGGCAACAAAATGGTCCCGAAAGGTAATACCATACTACAGCCTTGCGATAAACTAATACTTAGTGCTAAGTCACTTAGTAAAATTGATGGTGTATCCCTTATTGAAAAGCATCTCGAATCAGGACATCCATGGCTAAATAAGCAAATTTATGAAATAAATATAAAACCGGATACAATAATCATTATGATTCAGCGTAAAGAAAAAATTATTATACCTAATGGCAATACTATACTAAAAGAAAATGATATCCTAGTGATTAATAACATTTGA
- a CDS encoding lytic transglycosylase domain-containing protein gives MIARHYNDLKKIIILLIVAAVAYNIYFSDYVQKKYYYPLVYTETIQEVCKQYKLDPFFILALIKNESKFNPQAKSANGALGLMQIMPETGMWIAEQTKWKNFAATSLEDPTINIKFGSWYISELEHEFWGNEILILAAYNAGRGNVKTWIEKYGWNKNFSDINAIPFVETQIYIRRILHDKQTFSKYYLDKFKLNIDN, from the coding sequence ATGATTGCAAGACATTATAATGATTTAAAGAAGATAATAATCTTATTAATAGTAGCGGCAGTTGCCTATAATATATATTTTTCTGATTATGTACAAAAAAAATATTATTACCCGTTAGTTTATACAGAAACTATTCAAGAAGTTTGCAAACAATATAAATTAGATCCTTTTTTCATATTGGCTTTAATAAAAAATGAAAGTAAATTTAATCCCCAAGCAAAGTCAGCGAATGGGGCTTTGGGACTAATGCAAATTATGCCTGAGACTGGAATGTGGATTGCTGAACAAACAAAATGGAAAAATTTTGCGGCAACTAGTCTGGAAGACCCAACTATCAATATAAAGTTTGGTAGTTGGTATATTTCGGAATTGGAACATGAGTTTTGGGGCAATGAAATTTTAATATTAGCAGCCTATAATGCAGGTAGAGGTAATGTGAAAACATGGATTGAAAAGTATGGTTGGAATAAAAATTTTAGTGATATAAATGCTATTCCGTTTGTAGAAACACAAATTTATATCCGCCGTATTTTACATGATAAACAAACTTTTTCAAAATACTATTTAGACAAATTTAAACTTAATATTGACAATTAA
- the mutM gene encoding DNA-formamidopyrimidine glycosylase: MPELPEVEQVKNSLSKYIINKEIKQITIHVPRLIKYPSPLEFASRLQGRVFVNLNRKGKYLIFTLDNGEYLVIHLRMTGALIFKNQPSTEENKARIVFELNSGVLYYLDTRTLGTLHLVKVDEMKILKGLVALGKEPIDPEFNTEYLAPIFKSKKRLLKAALLDQSIIAGLGNIYVDEALAKTALHPQRLTNSLSIEEITNLVANIKSIIEQAIANHGTTFRDYKDADGATGNNQNFLLVYGRDGQPCTFCGTPLTYAKIAGRGTVYCQRCQKL; the protein is encoded by the coding sequence ATGCCTGAATTGCCAGAAGTAGAGCAAGTTAAAAATAGTTTAAGCAAATATATTATTAATAAAGAAATTAAACAAATAACGATACATGTGCCTCGCTTGATTAAATATCCTAGTCCGTTAGAATTTGCAAGTCGACTTCAAGGGCGAGTATTTGTAAATTTAAATAGAAAAGGTAAATATCTGATATTCACTTTAGATAATGGGGAGTATCTTGTAATACATTTGCGAATGACAGGGGCGTTAATTTTTAAAAATCAACCTAGTACAGAAGAAAATAAGGCAAGAATTGTTTTTGAGTTAAATTCAGGCGTATTATACTATTTAGATACGCGAACCTTAGGCACATTACATCTAGTAAAAGTAGATGAGATGAAAATTCTCAAAGGTCTAGTGGCTTTAGGTAAAGAGCCAATTGATCCAGAATTTAACACCGAATATCTTGCACCTATTTTTAAAAGCAAAAAAAGATTGCTGAAAGCAGCTCTGTTAGATCAGAGCATAATTGCCGGTTTAGGTAATATATATGTAGATGAAGCTCTAGCTAAAACAGCTTTGCATCCTCAAAGATTGACGAATAGCTTAAGTATAGAGGAAATAACTAATTTAGTTGCTAACATTAAAAGCATTATTGAACAGGCAATTGCCAACCATGGAACAACTTTTAGAGATTATAAAGATGCTGATGGGGCAACAGGAAATAACCAAAATTTCTTGCTAGTATATGGACGTGATGGACAACCTTGCACTTTTTGTGGAACACCATTAACTTACGCAAAAATCGCAGGACGTGGAACAGTGTATTGCCAAAGGTGTCAAAAACTATGA
- a CDS encoding DUF362 domain-containing protein yields MQPSKVYFSDLRAKPGLNLLQKLEKLAQIAGISDIDFKNKFVAIKIHFGEPGNLAYLRPNYARVIVELVKTFGGKPFLTDCNTLYVGRRKDALEHLDAAYENGYNPFSTACQLIIADGLKGTDEAYIPVRNGQYVKEAKIGRAIADADIIISLNHFKGHEMTGFGGAIKNLGMGCGSRAGKMEMHSAGKPQVNSKHCVGCAVCTKICAHAAINLTDKKAKIDHLKCVGCGRCIGMCAFDAINPPFDESFDILNAKMAEYTMAVLDNKPHFHLSLVIDVSPYCDCHAENDLPIVPDIGMFASFDPVALDRACADACNQAPVIPGSILSENLQAAKLQTETEFDRFAHTTHGTNWISTLEHAEKIGLGTQKYELIKVK; encoded by the coding sequence ATGCAACCAAGCAAAGTATATTTTTCGGATTTACGTGCTAAACCAGGTTTAAATCTTTTGCAGAAGTTAGAAAAGCTAGCCCAAATAGCGGGAATTAGCGATATTGATTTTAAAAACAAATTTGTAGCAATAAAAATTCATTTTGGTGAACCAGGTAACCTTGCCTATCTTCGCCCTAACTATGCTCGTGTTATCGTGGAACTGGTAAAAACTTTTGGTGGCAAACCGTTTTTAACGGATTGTAACACCCTATATGTTGGTCGTCGCAAAGATGCCTTAGAACATCTTGACGCTGCTTATGAAAATGGCTATAATCCCTTTTCTACTGCCTGTCAACTAATTATTGCTGACGGTCTAAAAGGTACTGACGAAGCTTATATTCCTGTACGCAATGGGCAATATGTTAAAGAAGCTAAAATCGGTCGTGCAATTGCCGATGCTGATATAATTATTAGCTTAAACCATTTTAAAGGCCACGAAATGACTGGTTTTGGTGGTGCTATAAAAAATTTGGGCATGGGTTGTGGTTCACGCGCTGGTAAAATGGAAATGCATAGCGCTGGCAAACCTCAGGTAAATTCTAAACATTGTGTAGGTTGTGCGGTTTGCACAAAAATTTGTGCTCATGCTGCTATTAATTTAACCGATAAAAAAGCGAAAATAGATCATTTGAAATGTGTTGGTTGTGGTCGCTGTATCGGTATGTGTGCTTTTGACGCAATTAATCCGCCCTTTGATGAGTCGTTTGATATTTTAAATGCGAAAATGGCTGAATATACAATGGCAGTCCTAGATAACAAGCCCCATTTTCATCTTTCTTTAGTAATTGATGTTTCACCGTATTGCGATTGTCATGCCGAAAACGACCTTCCAATTGTCCCTGATATTGGAATGTTTGCCTCTTTCGATCCTGTGGCCTTAGATCGCGCCTGTGCTGATGCTTGCAATCAAGCGCCTGTGATTCCAGGTAGTATTCTTAGTGAAAATCTCCAAGCTGCTAAACTTCAAACTGAAACTGAATTTGATCGTTTCGCACATACCACTCATGGTACTAATTGGATCTCAACACTAGAGCATGCCGAAAAAATTGGATTAGGTACTCAAAAATATGAATTAATTAAAGTTAAATAG
- a CDS encoding ATP-binding protein has translation MKTFLEKLLVFQDLSTDEFLVDMLTTDLSNASFKSRALKLAEDDGITGEILLIFLMNKIIEQDNIFTRLASKGTSPGLSLLKALENDWQVLHQICIYLKSAVKQDMFYNSYQPSVANDISKPLAILEVICSDKTPLEKTQALQQFYYSNSYGLMAKYQAFIWRKTNGLQGVKSRNEHGLDALIGYESQKDLLRSNTESFLAGNPANNVLLYGERGTGKSSSIKALTKEYAQQGLRLVEIGRKEFNYLPEIMLELSNYGCKFILVLDDLSFEGNEVEYKQLKSYIDGALEEKPENVLIYATSNRRNLINEKWSEQTGDEMHVRDSINERISLADRFGLKIFYPAPNQDEYLQIVEGLAEKMLPNDELSVDELHQEAIKWERSASGRSGRTAKSFILSYRKTT, from the coding sequence ATGAAAACATTCCTAGAAAAATTATTGGTTTTTCAAGATTTAAGCACAGATGAATTTCTTGTCGATATGCTTACAACAGACCTTAGTAATGCTAGCTTTAAAAGTCGTGCTTTAAAATTAGCTGAAGATGATGGTATAACAGGCGAAATTTTACTAATTTTTTTAATGAATAAAATTATTGAGCAAGATAATATATTTACACGTCTGGCATCTAAAGGAACTAGCCCTGGTTTAAGTCTACTAAAAGCTTTAGAAAATGACTGGCAGGTCCTGCATCAAATCTGTATTTACTTAAAATCCGCAGTAAAACAAGATATGTTTTATAATAGTTATCAGCCAAGTGTAGCCAATGATATTAGCAAACCTCTGGCTATTTTAGAAGTTATCTGCTCTGATAAAACTCCTTTAGAAAAAACTCAAGCTTTGCAACAATTTTATTATAGCAACTCCTATGGACTAATGGCTAAATATCAAGCTTTTATTTGGCGCAAAACAAATGGATTACAAGGAGTTAAAAGTCGTAACGAACATGGTTTGGATGCACTTATTGGCTACGAAAGCCAAAAAGACTTATTAAGATCTAACACTGAAAGTTTTCTCGCCGGTAATCCTGCTAATAACGTTTTATTATATGGAGAACGCGGTACAGGAAAATCCAGTAGCATTAAAGCTTTGACGAAAGAATATGCCCAACAAGGACTACGTCTTGTAGAAATTGGCCGTAAGGAATTTAATTATTTGCCTGAAATTATGCTAGAGCTTTCTAACTACGGCTGCAAATTTATTTTAGTACTGGATGATTTATCTTTCGAAGGTAATGAAGTCGAGTATAAACAACTAAAATCTTACATTGATGGAGCTCTAGAAGAAAAGCCAGAAAATGTTTTAATCTATGCTACATCTAACCGTCGTAACTTGATTAATGAAAAATGGTCCGAGCAAACCGGCGATGAAATGCATGTCCGTGACAGTATCAATGAGCGAATTTCTTTAGCTGACCGTTTCGGCTTGAAAATATTTTACCCAGCACCTAATCAAGATGAATATTTACAAATTGTAGAAGGACTCGCTGAAAAAATGCTCCCTAATGATGAGTTATCTGTAGATGAACTTCATCAAGAAGCAATTAAATGGGAACGCAGTGCTAGCGGTCGTTCTGGTCGAACTGCTAAGAGTTTTATTTTATCTTACCGAAAAACAACTTGA
- the coaE gene encoding dephospho-CoA kinase (Dephospho-CoA kinase (CoaE) performs the final step in coenzyme A biosynthesis.) → MKKTKIIGLTGGIASGKSSVAEFLRARSFPVFDADKAAHELMSKDSGAWQDIIDEFGKGILTNSEEIDRQKLGQIVFAEPERLKKLEAILHHRIWQAFENFCTEQRAQQAKIVFLDAPLLIEAGWHERVDSVWLVYLSREEQIRRAMQRDKVQAVVIEQRLDKQMPFDKKKLVADRIIDNSFTLEQTYAQVESLINELQVAI, encoded by the coding sequence ATGAAAAAAACAAAAATTATTGGCTTAACAGGGGGAATTGCAAGTGGGAAAAGCAGTGTAGCAGAGTTTTTACGAGCTCGAAGTTTCCCAGTTTTTGATGCAGATAAGGCAGCACATGAATTGATGAGCAAAGATTCTGGGGCTTGGCAAGATATCATAGACGAATTTGGCAAAGGAATTTTAACTAATTCGGAAGAGATTGATCGCCAAAAATTAGGACAAATAGTATTTGCTGAGCCAGAGCGGCTTAAAAAGTTAGAAGCAATTTTACACCATCGAATTTGGCAAGCCTTTGAGAACTTTTGTACGGAACAAAGAGCTCAACAAGCCAAAATAGTTTTTTTAGATGCACCACTACTAATTGAAGCAGGGTGGCACGAAAGAGTTGATAGTGTTTGGCTTGTTTATCTTTCTAGAGAGGAACAAATACGGCGCGCAATGCAACGCGATAAAGTGCAAGCAGTAGTAATTGAACAGCGCCTCGATAAGCAAATGCCTTTTGATAAGAAAAAGCTTGTAGCGGATCGAATAATTGACAATTCTTTTACGCTAGAACAGACATATGCTCAAGTGGAAAGTTTAATTAATGAATTACAAGTAGCAATTTAA